The nucleotide window GCCCAGGCCGCGACCCTGCTCCGTGGGAAGCACAAGCCCCAGTTCGCCCCCAACGAGGACTGCGGCGACTACGTCATCATCATCAACGCCGACAAGGTCGCCCTGACCAACGGCAAGGCCGACAAGAAGATGGCCTACCGCCACTCCGGCTACCCCGGTGGCCTGCGGTCCATCTCCTACCGCGAGCTGCTGGCCACCCGCCCCGAGCGCGCCGTGGAGAAGGCGGTCAAGGGCATGGTGCCCCACACCAAGCTCGGCCGTGCCCAGCTCAAGAAGCTCCGGGTCTACACCGGGGCCGAGCACCCGCACGCCTCGCAGAACCCGCAGACCTTCGAGATCACCCAGGTCGCCCAGTAAGCGCACCGCGCTCGGCACCTCGCGACAAGCAAAGGACATATCGTGGCTGAGACCACTGTCGACATTGACGCGCTGGATGAGGAGAGCTACCCCTCCAGCTACACCACCGAGACCGATGGCTCCGGCGAGGGCCGCGGCCAGTCCATCACTGCCCCCGGGGCCGGCCTGGGCCGCCGCAAGGAGGCCGTCGCCCGCGTCCGCCTCGTGCCTGGCACGGGCCAGTGGACCCTCAACGGCCGCACCCTGGAGGACTACTTCCCCAACAAGCTGCACCAGCAGCTCGTGCGCGCCCCCTTCACCATCCTGGACCTGGAGGGCCGCTTCGACGTCATCGCCCGCATCCACGGCGGTGGCGTCTCCGGCCAGGCCGGTGCGCTGCGCCTGGGCATCGCCCGGGCCCTCAACGAGATCGACCGTGAGGCCAACCGCGCCACCCTGAAGAAGGCCGGCTTCCTCACCCGCGACTCGCGCATCGTGGAGCGCAAGAAGGCCGGTCTGCACAAGGCCCGCCGCGCCCCCCAGTACTCCAAGCGCTGAGCCCCTCACCGCTTCTCGACGCCCCGCCGCCCCGTCCCGGTCCCGCACCGGGTGGCCGGCGGGGCGTCGTCGTGCGGCCGGGATCCCACCGGGCCACAGCCGGGGCTGCACATCTTCAAGAACCGACCGCCTGGTTGATCCGCATGATTCCGCGGTTCTCCCCGCTGGAATCCTGCCGGTGGCGGCTGAAGATGTGCAGCGGCGCCGGCGCGCCGGCCGCAGGTGGCGGGCGGGCATCCAGCGCGCGACCAGCGGGCATGGCAGGATGTGAGGTGCTTTCCGCTCTCGACAGGAGGATCCCCTATGGCTCGTCTCTTCGGCACCGACGGTGTCCGCGGCCTGGCCAACGACCTGCTCACCCCGACTCTCGCCGTCCAGCTCGGCGAGGCCGCCGCCCGCGTCCTGACCAAGGACGCCTCGGCCCCGGCGTCGCGCAGCGGCCGCCCCCGCGCCATCGTGGGCCGCGACACCCGGGCCTCCGGGGAGTTCCTCGACCACGCTATCAGCGCCGGCCTGGCCTCCTCGGGCGTGGATGTCACCCGCGTGGGCGTCCTGCCCACCCCGGCCATCGCCCACCTCACCGCCACGCAGGACATCGACCTGGGCGTCATGATCTCGGCCTCCCACAACCCCTTCCCGGACAACGGCATCAAGTTCATCGCCCGCGGCGGCTACAAGCTGGCCGACGCCGTGGAGGACGAGATCGAGGCCCTCCTGGGCAAGGTTGAGGCTCGTCCCACGGGAGCCGATGTCGGCCGGGTCATCAAGGGCGAGACCATCGCCGACCAGAACTACATCAACCACCTCGTGGACTCCGTGGCCACCGACCTGTCGGGCCTGCGCATCGTGGTCGACGCCTCCAATGGCGCCGCCTCCACCGTGGGCCCGGCCGCCCTGCGCGCCGCGGGGGCCGAGGTCATCGTCATCAACGCCTCCCCGGACGGCCTCAACATCAATGACAACTGCGGGTCCACCCACCCCGAGCAGCTCCAGAGCTATGTCACCGCCGTGGGCGCGGACATGGGGGTGGCCTACGACGGCGATGCCGACCGCTGCCTGGCCGTGGACGCCGAGGGCCGGCTCGTCGACGGCGACCAGATCATGGGCATGCTCGCCATCGGCATGAAGGCCGACGGCACCCTGGGCTCGGACACCCTGGTGGTCACGGTCATGAGCAACCTGGGCCTCATCCTGGCCATGCGCGAGCACGGCATCCGCACCGTCCAGACCGGAGTGGGGGACCGCTACGTGCTCGAGCGCATGCTCCAGGGCGGCTACACCCTGGGCGGGGAGCAGTCCGGCCACGTCATCGACACCGTCCACGCCACCACCGGCGACGGCGTGCTCACCTCCCTGCACATCGCCGCCCGCGTCAAGCGCACCGGCAAGACCCTGGCCGAGCTGGCCTCCGTGGTCACCCGCCTGCCCCAGACCCTCATCAACGTCAAGGGCGTGGACAAGGCCGCTGCGGGCACGAACAAGGCCGTGCAGGACGCGGTGGCGGCCGCCGAGAAGGAGATGGGGGAGACCGGGCGGGTTCTGCTGCGCCCCTCGGGCACCGAGCCGGTGGTGCGCGTCATGGTCGAGGCCGCCACCCAGGACGAGGCCGACCGGGTCGCGGGCTCCCTGGCCACCGTGGTCAAGGACAACCTGAGCCTGTGAGCTGAGGGGACTGCCTTCGGCAGTCGGGGCCGGCCGTTGGCGCAGCCACCCGGGTGGTGGCGGGCGTCGCGGCCGGCTCCACGCCCTGTCCCCCTGGTTCGCGGACCGCGCGGCGAAGTCCTGCGCCGTTGTTCCGCGGCCCGCGGAATGAAGACGCAATGACGCAGGTCACAGATTGATATCATCACTGCGTGTTTGACCAGAATGATCGGCTCCATCGTCGGGTGGAGGCTCTTAGTGTCAAGGTGAAGTACCAGCAGGAGGCGCTATTCAGCCTGACGGGGTGGGGCTGCGTGGTGGGTATGACCGGCGCCTTCCTCACGCCGTGGGCGACGGGAATGGAAGAGGGGAGCAAGAGTGTTCAGGTCTCCTCTCGGAACCTGCACACCTTCCTGTTCGCCTGCCAAGGAACCTGTGAACGCGCGGAGACGGAGCAGGAGACGCTGAGCGGCCTCTCGCTCGAGGGTCTTCCCGGGTGGGTGGCGCTGCTGGGCCTGGCGATGCTCCTCCTTGCTGGCAGTGAGTTCTCTCTGGAGGCCAGATTGCCCCGGCGGCTGGGCGTGCCGGGGCTCTGGATCGCGCTCCTGGGGCTGATGATGTGCCTGGTGCAGATGTTCTCCGGGCCCGAGGGCTTCGCTAGGGACATGGGTCGGCCCGAGACCCTCCTCATCGGCCCCGCACTGCCCCTGCTGGCGCTGGCGATCGCCTGTGCGGCGGTGCGCAGCAACCTGCGAAAGTCTCCTGTGCCCTACGTCCGGGCCAGTCATCCGCCTGCGTCACCCACCTGGCCGCGCAACTCCCGCCCGCCCATAGGCTGAGCGCTGCACGTCCTCAGGGGGCTGGGTGGGCGGCCCGGCCGCACGAGGGATCCGGCGGTCCGGCCCCGGTGCGCTCAGGCTGGGGCCCGGATGGCCGATGTGATTCAGGTAGGCGCCGGGAGCGCAGAAGAGCGTCGCTTCGCGGAAAGTGCGTCGCTTCGCGGAAAAGGCGACACCGAGAGGGTGCGTCCATTCCGCGAAGCGACGTCGAATCCGCCACGTGACGCCCAATCCGTGCACCGTGACGCGGGCCTTGCGCGCACCGCGTGCGCCGCGCCTGCGCCCCGGCGGCCGCCCTCGCCGTGTACGCGGCCGGCCGGCTCACTGCGCGGGGCGGAGCACCTCGGTGGGCAGGGACTCGATGAGGCGCAGCCAGATCTCACTGGCCGTGGGGAAGGCGGGCACCGCGTGGCGCAGTCGCTCCACCGGGACCTGGCCGACGATCGCGATGGTCGCGGCGTGGATGAGCTCGCCGGCCTCCGGGCCCACGAAGGTCGCGCCCACCACGGCTCGCGTTGCGCGGTCCACCACCAGCTTGGCCTGCCCGTGGGCGTCGTCGCGCAGCAGCGCCGCACCGGCGGCGGAGGTGTAGCCCAGCTCGGCGGTGACCACCTCCAGGCCGGCATCCCGGGCCTGAGCCTCGGTCAGCCCGGTGGTCGCCACCTGCGGGTCGGTGAAGACCACCCGCGGCACCGGCACCGTCTCGGGCGCCTCCTGCGGGGTCCGGCCGGCGGCCAGGGCCGCGATCCGCTCGCCCGCCACCCGGGCCTGGTACTTGCCCATATGGGTCAGCGGCGCCCCAGTACTGGCATCCCCCACGACATAGAGCCACTGCGGCAGCCTGCCGGAGGCCACATCCTCAGCGGACAGACCCACCGACTCCAGGCCGATGCCCTCCAGCAGGGGGCGGCGGCCCGTGGCCACCAGGATCTCATCGGCCTCATGGACCTCCTGCCCGCAGGTCACGCTCACCGGGCCGCCGTGCAGGCGACCCAGGACCGGCTCGGCCTCCACCTGCGGGCGCGTGCAGTCGCTCACCTGGGCGCCGGTGACCACCCGCACGCCCGCCTCGGCCAGGGACTCGGCCACGATCTGGGAGGCGAAGGGCTCACTGGTGGACAGCAGCCGCCTGCGCACCAGCATGGTCACCTCGCTGCCCAGCGCCGACATCCACGTCGCGGCCTCGCAGGCCACCACGCCGCCGCCCACGATGAGGAGCCGCTCGGGCACCTCGCGCACCGCGGTGACATCGCGGGAGTCCCAGGGGGCCACCTGGCCCAGCGGGCCGGGCAGTGCCGGGCGCGAGCCGGTGGCCAGCACCACCGCCTGGCGGGCCTCGAGCACCCGCTCGCCCTCGGGCCCACCGACGACGACGCGGCGCTCACCATCCAGGCGCCCCCAGCCGCGCATCACCGCGATGCCGGCCCCCTGGGCCCAGCGGACCTGGCCGGC belongs to Actinomyces capricornis and includes:
- the rplM gene encoding 50S ribosomal protein L13, coding for MRTYTPKPGDVEKNWYVIDATDVVLGRLAAQAATLLRGKHKPQFAPNEDCGDYVIIINADKVALTNGKADKKMAYRHSGYPGGLRSISYRELLATRPERAVEKAVKGMVPHTKLGRAQLKKLRVYTGAEHPHASQNPQTFEITQVAQ
- the rpsI gene encoding 30S ribosomal protein S9; this translates as MAETTVDIDALDEESYPSSYTTETDGSGEGRGQSITAPGAGLGRRKEAVARVRLVPGTGQWTLNGRTLEDYFPNKLHQQLVRAPFTILDLEGRFDVIARIHGGGVSGQAGALRLGIARALNEIDREANRATLKKAGFLTRDSRIVERKKAGLHKARRAPQYSKR
- the glmM gene encoding phosphoglucosamine mutase; protein product: MARLFGTDGVRGLANDLLTPTLAVQLGEAAARVLTKDASAPASRSGRPRAIVGRDTRASGEFLDHAISAGLASSGVDVTRVGVLPTPAIAHLTATQDIDLGVMISASHNPFPDNGIKFIARGGYKLADAVEDEIEALLGKVEARPTGADVGRVIKGETIADQNYINHLVDSVATDLSGLRIVVDASNGAASTVGPAALRAAGAEVIVINASPDGLNINDNCGSTHPEQLQSYVTAVGADMGVAYDGDADRCLAVDAEGRLVDGDQIMGMLAIGMKADGTLGSDTLVVTVMSNLGLILAMREHGIRTVQTGVGDRYVLERMLQGGYTLGGEQSGHVIDTVHATTGDGVLTSLHIAARVKRTGKTLAELASVVTRLPQTLINVKGVDKAAAGTNKAVQDAVAAAEKEMGETGRVLLRPSGTEPVVRVMVEAATQDEADRVAGSLATVVKDNLSL
- a CDS encoding dihydrolipoyl dehydrogenase family protein; the protein is MSSSRSNTSTQADPATRAAIPQTTQAVEEARQAIAAEAAVAVGEPGAAQPAQSPQVYDVVVIGGGPAGENAAQYAIQGTDMTAAVVEGELLGGECSYFACMPSKALLRPLEVAAASRSLPGLRPAELDVPALLARRDAWSSHYDDAGQVRWAQGAGIAVMRGWGRLDGERRVVVGGPEGERVLEARQAVVLATGSRPALPGPLGQVAPWDSRDVTAVREVPERLLIVGGGVVACEAATWMSALGSEVTMLVRRRLLSTSEPFASQIVAESLAEAGVRVVTGAQVSDCTRPQVEAEPVLGRLHGGPVSVTCGQEVHEADEILVATGRRPLLEGIGLESVGLSAEDVASGRLPQWLYVVGDASTGAPLTHMGKYQARVAGERIAALAAGRTPQEAPETVPVPRVVFTDPQVATTGLTEAQARDAGLEVVTAELGYTSAAGAALLRDDAHGQAKLVVDRATRAVVGATFVGPEAGELIHAATIAIVGQVPVERLRHAVPAFPTASEIWLRLIESLPTEVLRPAQ